A single region of the Plasmodium reichenowi strain SY57 chromosome 9, whole genome shotgun sequence genome encodes:
- a CDS encoding hypothetical protein (conserved Plasmodium protein, unknown function) → MTLKKIYNGHFRRVPSSSEKADKSFCSEKSVEMLSESKSFENKGGYGIVNNILYGAGLGVGAVGFSLAILSSTLLASSVLFSTYFCANTCNVNEDDMNDDFI, encoded by the exons atgactttgaaaaaaatatataatggtCATTTCCGTAGAGTACCATCAAG CAGCGAGAAGGCTGACAAGAGTTTTTGCAGTGAAAAATCA GTTGAAATGTTAAGTGAAAGCAAAAGTTTTGAAAATAAAg GAGGTTATGGAATTGTAAACAATATCTTATATGGGGCAG GTTTAGGAGTTGGTGCTGTTGGATTTTCGCTAGCTATTCTAAGTTCAACTCTCTTAGCTTCTTCTGTTCTTTTCTCGACATATTTTTGTGCAAACACATGTAATGTAAACGAAGATGACATGAATGACGactttatataa
- a CDS encoding protein MAM3, putative (part of same gene as PRSY57_0930100A~gap found within coding sequence), translated as FFFFFFRMLL; from the coding sequence ttttttttttttttttttttagaatGTTATTGTAA
- a CDS encoding protein MAM3, putative (part of same gene as PRSY57_0930100B~gap found within coding sequence): MQLWLLITCIVVCGILSSLFSGLSLGIMMLDTLQLNLLILVSEKNKKEINNAKNARKILPLRNNTNEILVTFITANVMVNSAFSLLLSEVTDGFTSFIISTLIITIFGEIIPQSICSKHGLAIGGFFAPLIHVLKFLLYLFAKPTSLLLDHFVGKNVLNTYDKKQLKALVDMHKSAANILHEDEAKILVSALELSQYKIVHIMTDIDYVFGINYNSVINYDTIKRLLRSGFSRIPVINRNKAECIVGLIHIKDLINIWFGINKIIFDNKNKLIRNQNIKKNGKIIQLFYKKINAINKNETDDSLNDVQSGYYYMKKKSKKVRIANKLFTFNGKKLYSHKILKDKQNDISSLNKKQNHITLSEEYLNGKKKVINNYQGIYSNEIYNINNKENHNNYNDNIIQTDSRSSNNILNVINSDSTSYDDGSNNEDVKINIGGASYTNNSNSNNSNSNNSCSSINTKNKHTKIINSSLVQSTNGYNKNIYICNINNSLENHPYNKLISNQKNKAQNNKQITKQNKIKNTMDASFIFKHNYHDIGPSDIINPSKLRNKKKQDMKKAPRIITKNKKVNFIDYLSDNMMDTNDENSTISSCNEYIYTNIKSKINFYDKNRNKIKTKHLAKLFNKKKKQITFKLWDGDKKKEIEKNNKESDHMSNNHNIDTIDNVDNIDNVDNVDNVDNIDNIDNIDNIDNIDNVDIINSSSNNNDEQHKDVQSGEEIIGLIDDDNINLHLKHNNSYHNNNNNNNYYYYKDMNKNPDIKKTTNLTTVNNSYNNKNELSYEYNNTNNKHNHILNNHKQPGKDMYNSDNIKSNKTINIKNIKTYDKKDPTIQKTKKKWKFSQSIMIKENLNKEKNMKEIYKDIKNYISINEHKSIEIPLKYILKHIGRYIYGVDYNDSILSLLNFFKSASNHMVVVRKVIYNDNEDPKYAHIGIITLEDVIEILLQEEISDEFDFKKIKTGSSIPSNFVWKNSDDSKKKMRSKMRRRNHKVVFDKDNVKMIEGLDVHASQNKMSLTTTINNNNNNNNDGDGGGGGGGDGNSCGDNKIQRSRDVTKLGISPSHKDVLQRAQTILKYKKDIMNFLKESIYFKYIDPQLLNQYIQRKKIKTLYKDEMLLKDNTFLNYAIILIKGKVKNLSSCKSQNIIQDKCFIGLEALGPSNIIELFNQTIEKRNSLIKNIEEEEEKKKKKRRFTFSKTRLTLKSFRKKETILKKNKTITTKKIPNQVTKSNTHVIKKNINILFRKWYTQHVYYNKNAYVAETTCEYMMIPKSDYMDMII, encoded by the exons ATGCAATTATGGTTGCTGATTACTTGTATTGTGGTATGCGGTATCCTGAGCTCTCTTTTTTCAg GACTGTCGCTGGGAATCATGATGCTTGATACTCTTCAATTAAACTTACTTATATTAGTATCCGAgaagaataaaaaagaaataaataatgcAAAGAATGCTAGGAAAATATTGCCATTAAGAAATAATACGAACGAAATATTGGTAACATTTATAACAGCTAATGTTATGGTAAATTCTGCCTTCAGCTTGTTATTAAGTGAAGTCACTGACGGATTTActtcttttataatatccACATTAATAATTACAATATTTGGAGAAATCATTCCTCAGTCTATATGTTCTAAACATGGATTAGCTATAGGTGGCTTTTTTGCACCTCTAATCCATGTTCTGAAGTTTCTTCTTTATCTTTTTGCTAAGCCTACTAGTTTGTTGCTCGACCACTTCGTCG GTAAAAACGTGCTGAACACGTACGATAAGAAACAACTAAAAGCTCTAGTAGACATGCACAAAAGTGCTGCGAATATTTTACATGAAGATGAAGCTAAGATTTTAGTAAGTGCTCTTGAGCTGTCCCAATATAAGATTGTTCACATTATGACGGACATAGATTATGTTTTTGGAATTAATTATAACAGTGTCATAAATTATGATACAATAAAAAGATTATTGAGGAGTGGTTTTTCAAGGATTCCCGTTATTAACAGAAATAAAGCGGAATGTATTGTAGGActtatacatataaaagatttaataaatatatggttcggtataaataaaattatatttgataacaagaataaattaataagaaatcaaaatataaagaaaaatggaaaaataatacaattattttataaaaaaataaatgctataaacaaaaatgaaACAGATGATTCTTTAAATGATGTACAAAGtggttattattatatgaaaaaaaaatcaaaaaaagTTAGAATAGCAAATAAACTTTTTACATTTAATGGtaagaaattatatagTCATAAGATTTTAAAGgataaacaaaatgatatatcttcattaaataaaaaacaaaatcATATTACTTTATCAgaagaatatttaaatggaaaaaaaaaagttataaataattatcagggtatatatagtaatgaaatatataatataaataataaagagaaccataataattataatgataatataatacaaacaGACTCAAGaagtagtaataatattttaaatgttATAAACAGTGATAGTACGAGCTATGATGACGGATCAAACAATGAAGATGTCAAAATTAATATAGGAGGAGCTAgttatacaaataatagtaatagtaataatagtaatagtaataatagttGTAGTAGTATAAATACCaaaaataaacatacaaaaataataaattcaaGTTTGGTACAAAGTACAAATggttataataaaaatatatatatatgcaatATAAATAACTCATTAGAAAATCATCCATATAATAAACTTATCTCtaatcaaaaaaataaagcaCAAAACAACAAACAAATCACCAAAcagaacaaaataaaaaacacAATGGATGCATCCTTTATCTTCAAACATAATTATCATGATATTGGACCATCTGATATTATTAATCCTTCTaaattaagaaataaaaaaaaacaagaTATGAAAAAGGCACCAAGAATTATTAcgaaaaataaaaaagttaaTTTTATAGATTACCTATCAGATAATATGATGGATACGAATGATGAAAATAGTACAATATCTTCATgtaatgaatatatttatacaaatattaaaagtaaaataaatttttatgataaaaatcgtaataaaattaaaacaaaacaCCTAGCCAAGTTGTTCAATAAGAAGAAGAAACAAATAACCTTCAAATTGTGGGATGGCgacaaaaaaaaggaaattgaaaagaataataaagaaagCGATCATATGAGTAACAACCATAATATTGATACTATTGATAATGTTgataatattgataatgttgataatgttgataatgttgataatattgataatattgataatattgataatattgataatattgataatgttgatattattaatagtagtagtaataataatgatgaacAACATAAGGATGTTCAGAGCGGGGAAGAAATTATCGGCCTCATAGAcgatgataatattaatttacaccttaaacataataattcttaccataataataataataataataattattattattataaagatatgaataaaaaccctgatataaaaaaaacaacaaACCTTACAACAGTcaataattcatataataataaaaatgaactTTCGTATGAATATAAcaatacaaataataaacataatcACATTTTAAATAACCATAAACAACCGGGAAAGGATATGTATAACTCAGACAACataaaaagtaataaaactataaacataaagaatataaaaacttatgataaaaaagatCCAACAATacaaaaaacaaaaaaaaaatggaaattTTCACAAAGtataatgataaaagaaaatttgaataaagaaaaaaatatgaaagaaatatataaagatataaaaaattatataagtATTAATGAACATAAAAGTATTGAAATTccattaaaatatatattaaaacatataggaagatatatatatggagTTGATTATAACGATAGTATATTATctcttttaaatttttttaaaagcGCAAGTAACCATATGGTTGTTGTAAGaaaagttatatataatgataatgaagaTCCAAAATATGCGCATATTGGTATCATAACATTAGAAGATGTAATcgaaatattattacaagAAGAAATTTCAGATGAATTTGATTTtaagaaaattaaaacGGGTTCTAGTATACCTTCTAATTTTGTTTGGAAAAATTCAGATGattccaaaaaaaaaatgagaaGTAAAATGAGAAGAAGAAATCATAAGGTTGTTTTTGATAAAGACAATGTTAAAATGATAGAAGGGTTAGATGTGCATGCATCCCAAAATAAAATGTCCctaacaacaacaataaataataataataataataataatgatggtGATGGTGGTGGTGGTGGTGGTGGTGATGGTAATAGTTGTggtgataataaaattcaACGCTCAAGAGATGTTACAAAATTAGGAATATCCCCTTCACATAAAGATGTTTTACAAAGAGCTCAAACAATTctcaaatataaaaaagatattatgAATTTCTTAAAAGAAAGTATCTATTTTAAATACATAGATCCACAACTATTAAatcaatatatacaaagaaaaaaaatcaaaacgttatataaagatgaaatgttattaaaagataatacATTCTTAAATTATGCTATTATCTtaataaaaggaaaagtTAAAAACTTATCATCATGTAAATcacaaaatattatacaagATAAATGTTTTATAGGACTAGAAGCTTTAGGACCTTCAAATATTATCGAACTTTTTAATCAAACaattgaaaaaagaaattcacttataaaaaatattgaagaagaagaagaaaaaaaaaaaaaaaaaagaagattCACATTCTCAAAAACACGATTAACATTAAAAAGCtttagaaaaaaagaaaccatcttaaaaaaaaacaaaaccATCACAACCAAAAAAATACCCAATCAAGTTACTAAATCAAACACAcatgttataaaaaaaaatataaacatcTTATTTAGGAAGTGGTATACCCAGCATGTGtattataacaaaaatgCATATGTAGCCG aaACCACATGTGAATACATGATGATTCCTAAGAGTGATTATATGGATATGATAATAg
- a CDS encoding profilin, putative (part of same gene as PRSY57_0930200B~gap found within coding sequence): MAEEYSWDSYLNDRLLATNQVSGAGLASEEDGVVYACVAQGEESDPNFDKWSLFYKEDYDIEVEDENGTKTTKTINEGQTILVVFNEGYAPDGVWLGGTKYQFINIERDLEFEGYNFDVATCAKLKGGLHLVKVPGGNILVVLYDEEKEQDR, from the exons atggCAGAAGAATATTCATGGGACAGTTATTTAAATGATCGCCTTTTAGCAACCAATCAAGTTTCAGGAGCTGGATTAGCTTCg GAAGAAGATGGAGTTGTCTATGCTTGTGTAGCTCAGGGTGAAGAGAGTGATCCAAATTTTGATAAATGGTCACTCTTTTATAAAGAAGATTATGATATTGAAGTTGAAGATgaa AATGGTACTAAAACTACCAAAACTATAAATGAAGGACAAACTATCCTTGTAGTTTTTAATGAAGGATATGCTCCTGATGGAGTTTGGTTAGGTGGTACTAAATATcaatttataaatattgaaaGAGATTTAGAATTTGAAGGTTATAATTTTGATGTAGCTACTTGTGCTAAATTAAAAGGTGGTCTTCACTTGGTGAAAGTTCCAGGAGGAAATATATTAGTTGTATTAtatgatgaagaaaaagagCAAGACAGAG
- a CDS encoding profilin, putative (part of same gene as PRSY57_0930200A~gap found within coding sequence): NSKIAALTFAKELAESSQ, encoded by the coding sequence GAAATTCCAAAATCGCTGCTTTGACTTTTGCAAAAGAGCTAGCTGAAAGCAGTCAATAG
- a CDS encoding M18 aspartyl aminopeptidase, with product MDKKAREYAQDALKFIQRSGSNFLACKNLKERLENNGFINLSEGETWNLNKNEGYVLCKENRNICGFFVGKNFNIDTGSILISIGHIDSCALKISPNNNVIKKKIHQINVECYGSGLWHTWFDRSLGLSGQVLYKKENKLVEKLIQINKSVLFLPSLAIHLQNRTRYDFSVKINYENHIKPIISTTLFNQLNKCKRNNLQHDTIPTTDTNFSHKENSQNKRDDQMCHSFNDKDVSNHNLDQNTIEHLINQQNEEKNKHTKDNPNSKDIVEHINTDNSYPLLYLLSKELNCKEEDILDFELCLMDTQEPCFTGVYEEFIEGARFDNLLGSFCVFEGFIELVNSIKNQTSNENTNHTNNITNDINDNIHNNLYISIGYDHEEIGSLSEVGARSYCTKNFIDRIISSLFKKEIHENNLSVQEIYGNLVNRSFILNVDMAHCSHPNYPETVQDNHQLFFHEGIAIKYNTNKNYVTSPLHASLIKRTFELYYNKYKQQIKYQNFMVKNDTPCGSTVGSMVAANLSMPGIDIGIPQLAMHSIREIAAVHDVFFLIKGVFAFYTYYNQVLSTCVHDK from the coding sequence ATGGATAAGAAAGCTAGGGAATACGCCCAGGATGCTCTTAAATTCATTCAGAGAAGTGGTAGTAATTTTTTAGCTTGTAAGAATTTGAAAGAAAGACTAGAAAACAATggttttattaatttaagTGAAGGGGAGACATGGAACTTAAATAAGAATGAAGGTTATGTTTTATGTAAAGAAAATCGTAATATTTGTGGTTTTTTTGTAGGTAAGAATTTTAATATAGATACAGGTTCTATATTAATATCTATTGGACATATAGATTCGTGTGCTTTGAAAATATCACCAAACaataatgtaataaaaaagaaaatacaTCAAATTAATGTTGAATGCTATGGCTCAGGTTTATGGCATACATGGTTCGATAGAAGTTTAGGTTTATCAGGACaagtattatataaaaaagaaaataaactagttgaaaaattaattcAAATTAATAAATCTGTTCTTTTCTTACCTAGTTTAGCTATACATTTACAAAATAGGACTCGTTATGATTTCTCtgtaaaaattaattatgaaaatCATATAAAGCCGATTATTAGTACAACTCTTTTTAATCAGTTGAATAAATGCAAAAGAAATAACCTACAACATGATACTATTCCTACTACAGATACCAATTTTAGTCACAAAGAGAATTCACAAAATAAAAGAGATGATCAGATGTGCCATTCGTTTAATGATAAAGATGTTAGTAATCATAATTTAGATCAAAATACAATTGAACATTTGATTAATCaacaaaatgaagaaaaaaataaacatacaAAAGATAATCCAAATTCTAAAGATATTGTAgaacatataaatacaGATAATTCATAtcctttattatatcttttatcAAAAGAATTAAATTGTAAAGAAGAAGATATATTAGATTTTGAACTATGTTTAATGGATACACAAGAACCTTGTTTTACTGGAGTCTATGAAGAATTTATTGAAGGGGCACGTTTTGATAATTTACTAGGATCATTTTGTGTCTTTGAAGGATTTATAGAACTTGTAAATAGTATAAAAAATCAAACATCAAACGAAAATACAAACcatacaaataatataactaATGACATCAATgataatattcataataatcTTTATATAAGTATTGGTTACGATCATGAAGAAATAGGATCTCTTAGCGAAGTTGGTGCACGCTCTTATTGTACTAAAAATTTTATTGACAGAATCATTTCAtctctttttaaaaaggaaatacatgaaaataatttaagtGTTCAAGAAATTTATGGAAATCTTGTTAATCGTTCTTTTATCTTAAATGTTGATATGGCTCATTGTAGTCATCCAAATTATCCAGAAACTGTTCAAGATAATCATCAATTATTTTTCCATGAAGGTATTGCTATTAAATACAATACTaacaaaaattatgttACTTCTCCATTACATGCAAGCTTAATTAAAAGAACCTTCGAATTATAttacaataaatataaacaacAAATCAAATATCAAAACTTTATGGTCAAAAATGATACACCTTGTGGTAGTACAGTAGGATCTATGGTTGCAGCTAATCTATCTATGCCTGGTATAGACATTGGTATTCCTCAACTAGCCATGCATTCTATTAGAGAAATTGCAGCTGTGCATGATGTCTTCTTTCTAATCAAAGGTGTTTTTGCATTCTATACCTACTACAACCAAGTCTTATCCACATGCGTCCACGACAAATag
- a CDS encoding peptide release factor, putative, with amino-acid sequence MCKKFLSIFNVLHRTHVTYLKSEQKKVLYELYKKEIPKISEHKAYSDIIKLQKHSQILYSLNEELDIYKKLLKEITYSKDSYEERLKKNEDINHLNCHIENVSNLIIDDIILFYKSYVNQDHHLDATEIKMEITAGVGGFEAKMFSKELFHMYENFCKVRNYDYEMKEMINDEAKENKNIVLYIRGNNIYEDFYQENGIHRVQRVPINSNKVQTSTSVVFICDEKKQKDNIMKKINFSKHDLIVQTKRSGGAGGQSVNKNETCVKILHKPTNIFVQVQKTSSQIHNKNLAMQLLKDKLYNFYYELEKNNFLKDKKNQKQSVDRSHKIRTYNFLHDVIIDHITNTQYSGIQNFFKGHMLIQLINKKKQLFYQNIIDQTLQYIFALMDCQKGPLDTLSQNK; translated from the exons ATGTGTAAAAAGTTCTTATCCATTTTTAATGTTCTGCACAGAACACATGTAACATATTTAAAGAGCgaacaaaaaaaagtactatatgaattatataaaaaagagaTACCAAAGATAAGTGAACATAAAGCATACAgtgatattataaaattacaaaaacattctcaaatattatattctttaaatgaagaattagatatatataaaaaattattaaaagaaattacATATTCCAAAGATTCTTATGAAGAGcgtttaaaaaaaaatgaagacATAAATCATTTGAATTGCCATATAGAAAATGTATCtaatttaataattgatgatataatattattttataagtCTTATGTTAATCAGGACCATCACCTCGATGCAACAGAAATTAAAATGGAG ATTACTGCTGGAGTTGGAGGATTCGAAGCGAAAATGTTTTCAAAAGAATTATTTCACATGTATGAAAATTTTTGTAAGGTTCGAAATTATGATTATGAAATGAAAGAGATGATAAATGATGAAGctaaagaaaataaaaatattgttttatatattagaggaaacaatatttatgaaGACTTTTATCAAGAAAACGGTATTCATCGTGTACAACGTGTTCCAATTAATAGTAACAAAGTTCAAACATCTACCTCTgttgtttttatatgtgatgaaaaaaaacaaaaagataatattatgaaaaaaatcaaTTTCTCTAAACATGATCTCATAGTTCAAACAAAACGTTCAGGAGGTGCAGGAGGGCAAAgtgtaaataaaaatgaaacatgtgttaaaattttacataaacctacaaatatttttgtacaAGTACAAAAAACGTCCAGTcaaatacataataaaaatttagCTATGCAACtattaaaagataaattatataactTCTATTATGAacttgaaaaaaataattttttaaaagataaaaaaaatcaaaaacAAAGTGTAGATAGAAGCCATAAAATTAGAACATACAATTTTTTACATGATGTTATTATAGATCATATAACAAATACACAATATTCAGGAATACAAAACTTTTTTAAAGGACACATGTTAATACAacttataaataaaaaaaaacaattattttatcaaaatataattgaTCAAACActtcaatatatatttgctTTAATGGACTGCCAAAAGGGACCTCTCGACACTTTATCccaaaataaataa
- a CDS encoding palmitoyltransferase, putative (part of same gene as PRSY57_0930500A~gap found within coding sequence): KRDDVGKYKQKKDLVFKKYIKTKSQSFFFRLYKKCFNIFLFYAFALYIP; the protein is encoded by the coding sequence ATAAACGAGACGACGTGGGAAAATATaagcaaaaaaaagatttggtatttaaaaaatatatcaaaacAAAATCACaatcctttttttttaggttatataaaaaatgttttaatatttttttgttttatgCCTTTGCCCTTTATATTCCTTGA
- a CDS encoding palmitoyltransferase, putative (part of same gene as PRSY57_0930500B~gap found within coding sequence) has translation MINVLPYVVISLKLCLLFTCIHLKNIYPFVFSSFSCFLFVYLFSFLLYIIVSYRNPGYVTTCPTNYIETDQNIQLKNFVKEKKYNNTKDNHNNNNLKYDTYNKLSYFSTNDSGTSCSFFSSSTSECSTDELRSLTILHHKKKNTIITERCMRKKERYNQDFKIDENYIMRNYKKKGSPVQVKRRYIYYKNKRNDQLYNRCNFFFKLKDITYSLNKETDEDTQNVDRNIIKIKKLKKLNMFKINITKNHIFVLYKKKVTYYKPLSLRNINHIFINSNRKLDYTKKRTQNKFISNNNIKLNKINKHDIIFYKNIKEKEKNKNNHIFYLYRNKLYQYNIPLPYCKICDVYQILRSKHCQMCKRCVRTFDHHCPWINNCVAENNRSFFLLYLYFELFTIWYSIKFISHLVYLMLYDDNGF, from the exons atgataaatgTTTTGCCATATGTGGTAATATCCCTCAAATTATGCCTTCTTTTTACATGTATtcatttgaaaaatatatatccttTTGTTTTTTCGAGTTTTTCgtgttttctttttgtttatCTGTTTTCCTTCCTGCTGTATATCATAGTGTCATATCGTAACCc aGGATATGTTACCACGTGCCCAACAAATTACATAGAGACGGATCAGAACATACAATTGAAAAATTTTgttaaagaaaaaaaatataataatacaaaagataatcataataataataatttaaaatacGACACATACAATAAGTTATCATATTTCTCAACCAACGATAGCGGAACGTCTTGtagttttttttcttcaagCACATCTg AATGTTCAACTGACGAACTTCGAAGCTTAACAATTTTACAtcataaaaagaaaaatacaataataaCAGAAAGATGtatgagaaaaaaagaaagataTAACCAAGATTTTAAGATCgatgaaaattatattatgagAAATTACAAGAAAAAGGGAAGCCCTGTTCAAGTGAAaagaagatatatatattataaaaataaaagaaatgatCAACTTTATAATAgatgtaattttttttttaaattaaaagatataacgtattcattaaataaagaGACAGATGAAGACACACAAAATGTAgatagaaatataataaagataaaaaaattgaagaAACTTAATATgttcaaaataaatataacaaaaaatcatatatttgtattatataaaaaaaaagtaacCTATTACAAACCTTTATCTTTAAGAAACataaatcatatttttattaattccAATAGAAAATTAGActacacaaaaaaaagaacacAAAATAAGTTTATATcaaacaataatataaaattaaataaaataaataaacatgatattatattttataaaaacataaaagaaaaagagaagaacaaaaataatcacattttttatttatatcgTAATAAGttatatcaatataatataccaTTACCATACTGTAAAATATGTGATGTATATCAg ATATTAAGAAGTAAACATTGTCAAATGTGCAAAAGGTGTGTGCGAACCTTTGACCATCACTGTCCTTGGATAAATAATTGTGTAGCTGAAAATAACAGAAgcttctttttattatatttatattttgaattGTTCACTATATGGTACTCAATCAAATTTATTTCACACCTCGTGTATCTTATGTTGTACGACGACAACGGgttt
- a CDS encoding apicoplast ribosomal protein S6, putative: MCVFFKCIIFFFFFFFFHVSIFFKRSKCHKIIRVVDMKEGIIRPRRYKSFFIFFQNVRGYKNGDKNHVYVLENKKKYINKNKNGTRKNEIYGSLNDYIYKLLIRRFKRKKEKQELNIYKNVQSAKSSYNIDLLFSCNYLISDIKKKIAEYIYELKLIEAQNFKVVYLGKRKLVRPIKKLTEAYYILFSFEIYPSMIEEISNKLKLQDPILRFIITKNEKKSKSIAFEESEPVKNGVDKLEQSFFKKAS; this comes from the exons ATgtgtgttttttttaaatgcataattttttttttctttttctttttttttcatgtttcgatatttttcaaaagaTCAAAATGTCACAAGATTATTAGGGTGGTAGATATGAAGGAAGGTATTATAAGACCAAGAAGATATAAAagtttttttatatttttccaaAATGTAAGAGGGTATAAGAATGGTGATAAAAATCATGTTTATGttttagaaaataaaaaaaagtatattaataaaaataaaaatggaacaagaaaaaatgaaatatatgGATCATTgaatgattatatatataaattattgATAAGAAgatttaaaagaaaaaaagaaaaacaagaattaaatatatataaaaatgtcCAATCAGCAAAAAGTTCGTATAATAtagatttattattttcttgtAATTATCTTATTAgtgatataaaaaaaaaaatagctgaatatatatatgagtTGAAATTAATAGAAGCTCAAAACTTTAAAGTCGTATATCTTgggaaaagaaaattagTAAGAccaattaaaaaattaacagaagcatattatattcttttctCTTTTGAAATATATCCTTCAATGATTGAAGAAATATCGAACAAGTTAAAATTACAGGATCCCATCTTAAG atttataataacaaaaaatgaGAAGAAATCTAAAAGCATTGCATTTGAGGAAAGTGAACCAGTCAAAAATGGAGTGGACAAATTGGAGCAGagtttttttaaaaaggcatcctaa